Proteins from one Streptomyces sp. NBC_00289 genomic window:
- a CDS encoding exo-alpha-sialidase, translating to MVLLSRALLVTAVFLTPFTAPNASAVARCGSSVPYVSGRDGYAAFRIPAAVTTRRGTVLAFAEGRHDGAGDSGDIDVVLRRSTDGGCTWGPLQVVAAGGGDTRGNPAPVVDPRTGAVVLVTSYNSGAVTESQIMRGEVTAEQGRRVFVQHSRNDGRDFSAPRDITRQVKPDGWRWYATGPGHAVALTRGPHAGRLVVPANHSAAPPAGSSDTGRESRYYGAHAIYSDDGGRGWRLGFVDDSYDGVDNANESSAAQLPDGRLYFSARDQQGTSPGNRLDSFSSDGGESLDRPYAVQPTLDDVPVVQGSVLQLGRPTGLLLFSGPSVPTARREMAIWRSTDGGVTFTRAVTLSRQRAAYSDLVRVGRGTVGVLYETGTSGTYDAIEFRRTDVAERAGGPGGA from the coding sequence ATGGTTCTCCTGAGCCGTGCCCTGCTCGTGACCGCGGTGTTCCTCACCCCGTTCACGGCCCCGAACGCCTCGGCCGTCGCCCGGTGCGGGTCCTCGGTCCCGTACGTCTCGGGGCGGGACGGCTACGCCGCGTTCCGTATCCCGGCGGCCGTGACGACCCGCCGGGGCACGGTTCTCGCCTTCGCGGAGGGCCGGCACGACGGTGCCGGGGACTCCGGCGACATCGACGTCGTGCTGCGCCGGTCCACCGACGGCGGCTGCACCTGGGGTCCGCTCCAGGTGGTGGCGGCCGGGGGCGGGGACACGCGGGGCAATCCCGCGCCGGTCGTCGATCCGCGCACCGGTGCGGTCGTCCTGGTCACCTCCTACAACAGCGGGGCCGTGACGGAGTCGCAGATCATGCGCGGCGAGGTCACTGCGGAGCAGGGCCGCCGGGTGTTCGTCCAGCACAGCCGGAACGACGGCCGGGACTTCTCGGCGCCCCGGGACATCACACGGCAGGTGAAGCCGGACGGCTGGCGTTGGTACGCCACGGGGCCCGGGCACGCGGTGGCCCTGACCCGCGGACCGCACGCCGGACGACTGGTCGTCCCAGCCAACCACTCGGCCGCGCCCCCGGCGGGCTCCTCCGACACGGGCCGCGAGTCCAGGTACTACGGCGCCCACGCGATCTACAGCGACGACGGCGGGCGCGGCTGGCGGCTGGGCTTCGTCGACGACTCGTACGACGGGGTGGACAACGCGAACGAGTCGTCGGCCGCCCAACTCCCGGACGGCCGCCTCTACTTCAGTGCCCGGGACCAGCAGGGCACCAGTCCGGGGAACCGTCTCGACAGCTTCTCGAGTGACGGCGGGGAGAGCCTGGACCGTCCCTACGCCGTGCAGCCCACGCTGGACGACGTGCCGGTGGTCCAGGGCAGCGTCCTCCAACTCGGCCGGCCCACGGGGTTGTTGCTGTTCTCCGGACCGTCCGTGCCCACCGCCCGACGGGAGATGGCGATCTGGCGCAGCACGGACGGCGGGGTCACCTTCACCAGGGCGGTCACGCTGTCCCGGCAGCGGGCCGCGTACTCGGATCTGGTCCGGGTCGGACGCGGGACGGTCGGGGTGCTGTACGAGACGGGGACTTCGGGGACGTACGACGCGATCGAGTTCCGGCGGACGGACGTGGCGGAACGTGCCGGCGGACCCGGCGGTGCGTGA
- a CDS encoding dihydrodipicolinate synthase family protein, with product MTIPAPLTGVVPPVCTPLTPDREVDVPSLLRLVDHLVDGGVSGLFVLGSTSEAAYLTDRQRRLVVESVAGHVGGRLPVLAGAIDMTTPRVLDQVASVTAAGADAVVVTAPFYARTHPAEIGRHFRLVAAGSPVPVLAYDIPVAVHTKLPADLVLDLAAEGVLAGLKDSSGDLTGFRTVVTGARTRPDITGFSVLTGSETLVDAALALGADGAVPGLANVDPHGYVRLDGRCRAGDRDGARAEQERLCALFGLVGVGDPARMGGGSSALGAFKAALHLRGIIDCPVTAEPQVPLSRGEVERVGTFLAAAGLR from the coding sequence ATGACGATCCCCGCCCCGCTGACCGGTGTCGTCCCGCCCGTCTGCACACCCCTGACACCGGACCGCGAGGTGGACGTCCCCTCCCTGCTGAGGCTGGTCGACCATCTGGTGGACGGCGGGGTGAGCGGGCTGTTCGTGCTCGGTTCGACCTCGGAGGCGGCGTATCTGACGGACCGGCAGCGGAGGCTGGTGGTGGAGTCGGTGGCGGGGCACGTGGGCGGCCGGCTTCCGGTCCTGGCGGGCGCCATCGACATGACGACACCCCGGGTCCTCGACCAGGTCGCCTCGGTGACGGCGGCGGGCGCGGACGCGGTGGTCGTGACGGCCCCGTTCTACGCCCGTACCCACCCCGCCGAGATCGGCCGCCACTTCCGCCTGGTCGCGGCCGGCAGCCCGGTTCCCGTCCTGGCCTACGACATCCCGGTCGCCGTGCACACGAAACTCCCCGCGGACCTGGTCCTGGACCTCGCCGCCGAGGGTGTGCTGGCCGGGCTCAAGGACTCCAGCGGCGACCTGACCGGTTTCCGGACCGTCGTGACGGGCGCCCGCACCCGCCCCGACATCACCGGCTTCAGCGTCCTGACCGGCTCCGAGACCCTTGTCGACGCGGCCCTCGCGCTCGGCGCGGACGGGGCGGTGCCGGGCCTCGCCAACGTCGACCCGCACGGCTACGTCCGCCTCGACGGCCGGTGCCGGGCCGGCGACCGGGACGGCGCCCGGGCCGAACAGGAGCGGCTGTGCGCGCTGTTCGGTCTGGTGGGCGTCGGCGATCCGGCCCGGATGGGCGGCGGTTCGTCGGCGCTGGGCGCCTTCAAGGCGGCGCTGCACCTGCGGGGGATCATCGACTGCCCGGTGACGGCGGAGCCGCAGGTGCCGTTGTCGCGGGGCGAGGTGGAACGGGTGGGTACGTTCCTGGCGGCGGCGGGCCTGCGGTAG
- a CDS encoding SigE family RNA polymerase sigma factor, producing the protein MQAEQEDRFQEFVRARWSHLVRTAYLLTGDAHHAEDLTQTALAKAYRSWRRVSRSDNPEAYVRRMLVNCNSDRFRKRRVAESLTAAPPEVAGRDEAVSWADERSALLTALAGLPPRQRAVVVMRYWEDLSEAEVADVLGCSPGTVKSQASKGLAKLRTYPGLAQIMDAAGQGGSR; encoded by the coding sequence ATGCAGGCCGAACAAGAAGACAGGTTCCAGGAGTTCGTCAGAGCGCGGTGGTCCCATCTCGTGCGGACCGCGTACCTGCTCACGGGCGACGCGCACCACGCCGAGGATCTGACGCAGACGGCGCTGGCGAAGGCGTACCGCTCATGGCGGCGGGTCTCGCGCAGCGACAACCCGGAGGCGTACGTCCGGCGGATGCTCGTCAACTGCAACAGCGACCGGTTCCGCAAGCGGCGCGTCGCCGAGTCGCTGACGGCGGCACCGCCGGAGGTCGCGGGGCGCGACGAGGCGGTGTCGTGGGCCGACGAGCGCAGCGCACTGCTGACCGCGCTGGCCGGACTGCCGCCCCGGCAGCGGGCGGTGGTCGTCATGCGCTACTGGGAGGACCTGTCCGAGGCGGAGGTCGCCGACGTGCTCGGCTGCTCCCCCGGCACGGTCAAGAGCCAGGCGTCCAAGGGGCTGGCGAAATTGCGTACGTATCCGGGGCTCGCGCAGATCATGGACGCGGCCGGGCAGGGAGGCAGCAGGTGA
- a CDS encoding protein phosphatase, with translation MTSDGRQSGRPDGRWGADAAGVLRLPSGRLVRGRGLRRPLPEGAPHPSYGLYLLGGRPPEVPWESRWLRWPDFRLPADREAARTLLAEAWERAADERVELACGGGRGRTGTALACLAVLDGVPPEEAVAYVRAHYDRHAVETPWQRRYVRRFPAPVR, from the coding sequence ATGACGAGCGACGGGCGGCAGAGCGGGCGACCGGACGGGCGCTGGGGCGCGGACGCGGCGGGCGTTCTGCGCCTGCCGTCCGGGCGGCTGGTCCGGGGGCGCGGCCTGCGGCGCCCCCTGCCGGAGGGGGCGCCGCATCCGTCGTACGGCCTGTATCTGCTCGGCGGGCGACCGCCCGAGGTGCCCTGGGAGTCCCGTTGGCTCCGCTGGCCGGACTTCCGGCTGCCGGCCGACCGGGAGGCCGCCCGCACCCTGCTGGCCGAGGCCTGGGAACGGGCCGCGGACGAACGTGTGGAGCTCGCCTGCGGCGGCGGCCGGGGCCGCACCGGCACGGCCCTGGCCTGTCTGGCGGTCCTGGACGGGGTACCGCCCGAGGAGGCCGTCGCGTACGTCCGCGCCCACTACGACCGGCACGCGGTGGAGACGCCGTGGCAGCGGCGCTACGTACGGCGGTTCCCCGCCCCGGTCAGGTGA
- the bla gene encoding class A beta-lactamase, giving the protein MTRRALLAAGTATATTLLMPTASAHAAANGESDGSDHVTARLSTLESRHGARLGVFAHNLATRRTVRYRADERFPVCSLFKTLAAAAVLRDLDRHGEVLARRVHYTAADLVENSPRTEQHLADGMTVAELADAAIRYSDNTAGNLLLRQLGGPTAVTRFARSLGDRVTRLDRWETELNSAEPWRITDTTSPRAIGRTYARLVLGDALNRPDRELLNHWLLNNTTSGNRFRAGLPATWTIADKTGGGWYGANNDVGIAWTEDGTPLVLAVQTTLPDRDAAYDHDLIKETAALLADALT; this is encoded by the coding sequence ATGACCCGACGTGCCCTCCTCGCGGCCGGCACCGCCACCGCGACCACCCTGCTGATGCCCACCGCGTCCGCGCACGCCGCCGCGAACGGCGAGAGCGACGGCAGCGACCACGTCACCGCGCGGCTGAGTACCCTGGAGTCCCGACACGGCGCCCGTCTCGGCGTGTTCGCCCACAACCTCGCCACCCGGAGGACCGTCCGTTACCGCGCCGACGAGCGTTTCCCGGTCTGCTCCCTGTTCAAGACGCTGGCGGCCGCGGCCGTCCTGCGCGATCTGGACCGGCACGGCGAGGTCCTCGCCCGTCGCGTCCACTACACGGCGGCCGACCTGGTGGAGAACTCCCCGCGGACCGAGCAGCACCTCGCCGACGGCATGACCGTCGCCGAACTCGCCGACGCGGCCATCCGCTACAGCGACAACACCGCGGGCAACCTCCTGCTGCGGCAACTGGGCGGTCCCACCGCGGTCACCCGCTTCGCGCGTTCCCTGGGCGACCGGGTGACCCGCCTCGACCGCTGGGAGACGGAGCTCAACTCGGCGGAACCGTGGCGGATCACGGACACGACGAGCCCGCGCGCGATCGGCCGTACGTACGCCCGCCTGGTCCTCGGCGACGCGTTGAACCGCCCGGACCGCGAGCTCCTCAACCACTGGCTGCTGAACAACACCACCAGCGGCAACCGCTTCCGGGCCGGACTGCCCGCGACCTGGACGATCGCCGACAAGACCGGTGGCGGCTGGTACGGCGCCAACAACGACGTCGGCATCGCCTGGACGGAGGACGGCACCCCGCTCGTCCTGGCCGTCCAGACGACGCTTCCGGACCGGGACGCGGCGTACGACCACGACCTGATCAAGGAGACCGCGGCGCTGCTCGCGGACGCGCTCACCTGA
- a CDS encoding abortive phage infection protein, protein MEKPKGIDRTQFLAGAAAVGLGAAVLPAGPAVATGSGHGSGVATGGGPGGGGRTGGGRGLARRGVVYTVGEGERPGTAFSPARMRADLRAIRDDLHADTVDVTGDGVERLTTTAAEAAERGLHVWLQPTLADVPEREILEHLAETGRFAERLRRQGASVDFSVGCEFWLFVPGIVPGDTVMERVRNLLDGTFDPERMQRRLNRFTARAAAVGRSVFHGRLSYAAAQDDTVDWNLFDVVGIDYYAYHRQPAAHVRELRRYLRWGKPLAITEFGTCTYRGAPEAGGMGWNTVDYDKDPPEIKGHLVRSERTQAAYLTDLLHVFESMGLYAAMAFEFVTPDAPHRPGDPRHDLDLASYSITKTLEDRPGDPDSRWHWEPKEAFHAVARSYRQNASVISRRC, encoded by the coding sequence ATGGAGAAGCCGAAGGGGATCGACAGGACGCAGTTTCTCGCCGGGGCGGCGGCCGTGGGGCTGGGCGCGGCCGTACTGCCGGCCGGGCCGGCCGTCGCGACCGGGAGTGGGCACGGATCAGGGGTGGCGACCGGGGGCGGACCCGGAGGCGGGGGCCGAACCGGAGGCGGGCGTGGCCTGGCGCGCCGGGGTGTGGTGTACACCGTCGGGGAGGGGGAGCGTCCGGGCACCGCCTTCAGCCCGGCCCGGATGCGGGCGGATCTCCGCGCGATCCGCGACGACCTGCACGCCGACACCGTCGACGTCACCGGAGACGGCGTCGAGCGCCTCACCACCACCGCGGCCGAGGCCGCCGAACGCGGACTGCACGTCTGGCTCCAGCCGACCCTCGCGGACGTCCCCGAGCGGGAGATCCTGGAGCACCTGGCCGAAACCGGGCGGTTCGCGGAGCGGCTGCGCCGGCAGGGCGCGAGTGTCGACTTCAGCGTGGGCTGCGAGTTCTGGCTGTTCGTGCCGGGGATCGTGCCGGGTGACACGGTCATGGAGCGCGTGCGGAACCTGCTGGACGGCACCTTCGACCCCGAGAGGATGCAGCGCCGCCTGAACCGCTTCACGGCGAGGGCGGCGGCGGTCGGCCGCTCCGTCTTCCACGGCCGGCTGAGCTACGCGGCCGCTCAGGACGACACGGTCGACTGGAACCTGTTCGACGTCGTCGGCATCGACTACTACGCGTACCACCGCCAACCCGCCGCCCACGTCCGCGAGTTGCGCCGCTACCTGCGCTGGGGGAAGCCGCTCGCCATCACCGAGTTCGGCACCTGCACGTACAGGGGCGCGCCCGAGGCGGGCGGCATGGGCTGGAACACCGTCGACTACGACAAGGACCCGCCGGAGATCAAGGGCCACCTGGTCCGCAGCGAACGCACCCAGGCCGCCTACCTGACCGACCTGCTGCACGTCTTCGAGTCGATGGGCCTGTACGCGGCGATGGCGTTCGAGTTCGTCACCCCGGACGCCCCGCACCGCCCGGGCGACCCGCGCCACGACCTCGACCTGGCGAGCTACAGCATCACCAAGACCCTCGAGGACCGCCCGGGTGACCCGGATTCGCGCTGGCACTGGGAGCCGAAGGAGGCGTTCCACGCCGTGGCGCGCTCCTACCGTCAGAACGCGAGCGTCATCAGCAGGCGGTGCTGA
- a CDS encoding N-acetyltransferase family protein, which translates to MAPLLRIRAVTEADLPELVRLDGQAFPSGPYPYFVLRQFLDAYGDHLLVLDDGSSLLGYVFATAPNADHSWILSLAITPGLQGRGLGRRLMSEILEHLRSEDVKEVWLTVEPTNDTAVVLYRSLGFVPEGAPRQDYFGPGQHRLLMTLAF; encoded by the coding sequence ATGGCTCCTCTTCTCCGGATCAGGGCGGTCACCGAGGCGGATCTGCCGGAACTCGTCCGTCTGGACGGGCAGGCCTTCCCCTCGGGGCCGTATCCCTACTTCGTACTGCGGCAATTCCTCGACGCCTACGGTGACCACCTGCTCGTCCTCGACGACGGCTCGAGTCTGCTCGGCTATGTCTTCGCGACCGCCCCCAACGCCGACCACAGCTGGATACTCAGCCTCGCCATCACCCCGGGCCTCCAGGGCCGGGGGCTGGGCCGCAGGCTGATGTCGGAGATTCTGGAGCATCTGCGCTCCGAGGACGTGAAGGAGGTCTGGCTCACCGTCGAGCCGACCAACGACACGGCCGTCGTGCTCTACCGTTCGCTGGGCTTCGTACCGGAAGGAGCGCCCCGCCAGGACTACTTCGGTCCGGGTCAGCACCGCCTGCTGATGACGCTCGCGTTCTGA
- a CDS encoding SCO2525 family SAM-dependent methyltransferase, with product MTPGSPAGADKLNADVDWDNFDPQAYIRNNYLVLHPDDEEILSAVRDHFGDHFRRNPGPVATGIDVGAGPNLYPAFTMLPWCDEITLYEWSAANVAHLEGQRASFDPDWDPFWDVLRKEDGYARLGADPRARFGQTVRPRHGNLYDLGEPGPNGEAERWAMGTMFFVAESITTSLDEFRRGVSCFMNALEPGAPFAAAFMEHSLGYQVGVHDFPASDVGEQEVRNLLKQYAGDVDPIHIGKPGGLVREGYTGMILACGHRND from the coding sequence ATGACCCCGGGATCGCCCGCTGGTGCGGATAAGCTGAACGCCGATGTCGATTGGGACAATTTCGACCCCCAGGCGTACATCAGGAACAATTACCTCGTGCTTCATCCCGACGACGAGGAGATCCTTTCGGCTGTCCGTGACCACTTCGGTGATCATTTCCGGCGGAACCCCGGCCCGGTGGCCACCGGTATTGACGTCGGCGCGGGTCCGAACCTCTACCCCGCCTTCACGATGCTCCCGTGGTGCGACGAGATCACGCTGTACGAGTGGTCGGCTGCGAACGTGGCGCACCTCGAGGGTCAGCGCGCCTCCTTCGACCCCGACTGGGACCCGTTCTGGGACGTCCTGCGCAAGGAGGACGGGTACGCCCGGCTCGGCGCGGACCCCCGGGCGCGGTTCGGGCAGACCGTCAGGCCCCGACACGGCAACCTGTACGACCTGGGTGAGCCCGGGCCCAACGGCGAAGCGGAACGCTGGGCCATGGGCACGATGTTCTTCGTCGCGGAGTCGATCACCACATCGCTCGACGAGTTCCGGCGCGGTGTGTCCTGCTTCATGAACGCCCTCGAACCGGGCGCCCCTTTCGCCGCCGCTTTCATGGAGCACTCCCTGGGATACCAGGTGGGCGTGCACGACTTCCCGGCCAGCGACGTGGGCGAGCAGGAGGTGCGCAACCTGCTGAAGCAGTACGCCGGAGACGTCGATCCCATTCACATCGGAAAACCGGGCGGTCTCGTGCGCGAGGGATACACGGGAATGATCCTGGCCTGCGGTCACCGCAACGACTGA
- a CDS encoding SCO2524 family protein: MQIKPRLQLLDVWQAIAGHSFRSGDWSWGEWGGRSSVADAERLLCLMYPATEIPEFRLDNPDTTQEDVEKALKEMGDPTEIPGSLVRVLSEFMGKHHGGGVGPTFSGGYYFLPEDPEQELTKEQQEIGVVDSFSMSVTLCLATLGFLKIYRTRTNRADTQKLIQGLWDATSQRLTSAMVSLLRSFTVNVFDAESSQGQALCRLLGQQRLSDRVVLQRFQERFKALRAVISESLVLGVEVEEQLRNDNRLFECGWAWSLVRDAPEVETTDDIGEQPRGAADAVPYLYFTVVALDGIQDLFSDRTLTLALLNTEQQRLAEALRLRWEITQQYWSAIARFGEGSWPLEDIPWRTTGQQLESEYFSLCVASILVHDLVRRRATDDDLTRTVGIMERLAERGRITSRMTRDDPAVRLHNPGVALPLLGSDGQGPAMQWAMTDFSAQLLKRTIQLCSLSRNQASHDRLLQLAEDILGHLWKRRVGEGEGVGLWDNVHAAYPSSEERSGPLSWSITERVTECMVAASQLYTQPPIRSAELTALARSLLSESTHLLGKEQMKLAPPAKSQEGEELKGVEADLRRARLLLDTEPGTACALSMGVLRRLDTLARARDTGSGV, translated from the coding sequence ATGCAGATCAAGCCGCGCCTGCAGCTTCTCGACGTGTGGCAGGCCATTGCCGGCCACTCTTTCAGGAGCGGCGACTGGAGCTGGGGAGAATGGGGCGGCCGCAGCAGCGTCGCCGACGCCGAACGTCTGCTCTGCCTCATGTATCCGGCGACCGAGATCCCCGAATTCCGCCTCGACAATCCCGACACGACCCAGGAGGACGTGGAGAAGGCCCTCAAGGAGATGGGCGATCCCACGGAGATTCCCGGGAGCCTCGTGCGGGTGCTCAGTGAATTCATGGGAAAGCATCACGGCGGGGGCGTGGGTCCCACGTTCTCCGGGGGCTATTACTTCCTTCCCGAGGACCCCGAGCAGGAACTCACCAAGGAACAGCAGGAAATCGGGGTCGTCGACTCCTTCTCGATGTCCGTCACCCTCTGCCTCGCCACCCTCGGCTTCCTCAAGATCTACCGCACGAGAACCAACCGCGCCGACACCCAGAAACTGATCCAGGGCCTCTGGGACGCGACCAGCCAACGCCTCACCTCCGCCATGGTGAGCCTGCTGCGCTCCTTCACCGTCAACGTCTTCGACGCCGAATCGAGTCAGGGACAGGCCCTGTGCCGTCTCCTCGGCCAGCAGCGGCTGTCGGACCGGGTGGTCCTCCAGCGGTTCCAGGAACGCTTCAAGGCGCTGCGTGCCGTCATCAGCGAGAGCCTCGTCCTCGGTGTCGAGGTCGAGGAGCAACTCCGCAACGACAACCGGCTGTTCGAGTGCGGCTGGGCCTGGAGCCTGGTCAGGGACGCGCCCGAGGTGGAAACCACCGACGACATCGGGGAGCAGCCTCGGGGCGCCGCCGACGCCGTCCCCTACCTCTACTTCACCGTCGTCGCCCTCGACGGCATCCAGGACCTGTTCTCGGACCGCACCCTGACCCTGGCCCTGCTCAACACCGAACAGCAGCGGCTCGCCGAGGCGCTGCGCCTGCGCTGGGAGATCACCCAGCAGTACTGGTCGGCCATCGCGCGTTTCGGGGAGGGCAGCTGGCCCCTGGAGGACATCCCGTGGCGGACCACGGGCCAGCAGCTGGAGTCGGAGTACTTCTCCCTCTGCGTCGCCTCCATCCTCGTCCACGACCTGGTCCGCCGCCGGGCCACCGACGACGACCTCACCCGCACGGTCGGCATCATGGAACGTCTCGCCGAGCGCGGCCGTATCACCAGCCGTATGACCAGGGACGACCCCGCCGTACGCCTGCACAATCCCGGTGTCGCCCTGCCTCTGCTCGGCAGCGACGGCCAGGGGCCCGCCATGCAGTGGGCGATGACGGACTTCTCGGCGCAGCTGCTCAAGCGGACCATCCAGCTGTGCTCGCTCTCCCGCAACCAGGCCTCCCACGACCGGCTGCTCCAGCTGGCCGAGGACATCCTCGGCCACCTGTGGAAGCGGCGCGTCGGCGAGGGGGAGGGGGTCGGCCTGTGGGACAACGTCCATGCGGCATACCCCAGTTCGGAGGAGCGCAGCGGACCGCTGTCGTGGAGCATCACCGAACGTGTCACCGAGTGCATGGTCGCCGCCTCCCAGCTCTACACGCAGCCCCCGATCCGCAGCGCCGAACTGACCGCGCTGGCCCGGTCACTGCTCAGCGAGTCGACGCACCTGCTCGGCAAGGAACAGATGAAGCTCGCCCCGCCGGCCAAGAGCCAGGAGGGCGAGGAACTGAAGGGCGTCGAGGCCGACCTGCGCCGTGCCCGGCTGCTCCTCGACACCGAACCGGGCACCGCCTGCGCGCTGTCCATGGGAGTGCTGCGCCGGCTGGACACCCTGGCCCGTGCCAGGGACACCGGGTCGGGGGTGTGA
- a CDS encoding SCO2523 family variant P-loop protein, which produces MLVFAASDKGGTGRSVTSANLAYRRALDGDDVCYLDFDFGSPTAPAVFDIPDVLKEAEGRGLHSYLKGETGEPLRVDIWARTEHYVLRDKPDRSGRLVLLPGDRSGGEFVTDTENLHRCVDLILRLKREFDVIVVDLSAGRSYAMDLALAATAQEELRRVKVRWLIYHRWTRQHVMAAAELVSGNQGIVSAGEEMGHDRQALLGAIRFVRAAVPDLESSLWSQMPPAQSAWMRQYNKQLEVVAAELGIGKSRVLGAVPLEPVLQLREQLITDQDVLDSRIANIGTWQAMGELAERLADDKFWGEL; this is translated from the coding sequence GTGCTCGTGTTCGCCGCCTCCGACAAGGGAGGCACCGGCCGCTCGGTCACGAGCGCCAACCTCGCCTACCGCCGGGCACTCGACGGCGACGACGTCTGCTATCTCGACTTCGACTTCGGCTCGCCCACCGCCCCGGCCGTCTTCGACATACCCGATGTCCTGAAAGAAGCCGAAGGACGAGGCCTGCACTCCTATCTGAAGGGCGAGACGGGGGAACCGCTGCGCGTCGACATCTGGGCACGCACGGAGCATTACGTCCTGCGTGACAAGCCGGACCGCTCCGGACGTCTGGTCCTGCTGCCCGGAGACCGAAGCGGCGGCGAATTCGTCACCGACACGGAAAACCTGCACCGCTGCGTGGACCTCATCCTCCGCCTCAAGCGTGAATTCGACGTCATCGTGGTCGATCTGAGCGCCGGACGCAGCTATGCGATGGACCTGGCGCTCGCCGCCACCGCGCAGGAGGAGCTGCGGCGCGTCAAAGTCCGCTGGCTCATCTACCACCGCTGGACGCGACAGCACGTCATGGCCGCCGCCGAACTCGTCAGCGGAAATCAGGGCATCGTGAGCGCCGGTGAGGAAATGGGGCACGACCGGCAGGCGCTGCTCGGCGCCATCCGTTTCGTACGGGCCGCCGTACCCGATCTCGAATCGTCGCTCTGGTCGCAGATGCCGCCCGCGCAGTCGGCCTGGATGCGCCAGTACAACAAACAGCTCGAGGTCGTCGCGGCCGAACTGGGCATCGGCAAGAGCAGGGTGCTGGGAGCCGTTCCCCTGGAACCCGTCCTGCAATTACGGGAACAGCTCATCACCGACCAGGACGTGCTGGACAGCCGGATCGCCAATATCGGGACCTGGCAGGCGATGGGAGAACTGGCGGAACGGCTGGCCGACGACAAGTTCTGGGGGGAGCTGTGA
- a CDS encoding SCO2522 family protein, producing MTGTGTGAVFQETSAQPRTEAVPFSHLSLELGHLYMEDFAEGPERLRGHFAAVRPWVEAARASLPPLPDGKRPRISTCFLIDDYFSRLATPAELLPPLLKAAEQAGLTIDYLARESGCAATDPRRPERGGLAEFVLGRLVETPPPGSRGFRPPLSRTGWLTNGRRAPAQRTAAALSAAPSWQPPSETGARGHSVFVDVELWDENADRRTWSCAFLAAVWQLARLGLLRDNGKAVLAPTGWDPAAFPDDWDALPPLLRLNPSAAPFTAYYTCSVLPSRFLPVEHAVRVILEQTQVDAGALGQVVGRAADEDFPVPAGVVERTSYVFPPGL from the coding sequence GTGACCGGAACCGGAACCGGAGCCGTCTTCCAGGAAACCAGCGCCCAGCCACGCACGGAGGCCGTGCCGTTCTCCCATCTCTCCCTGGAACTCGGCCACTTGTACATGGAGGACTTCGCCGAGGGGCCCGAGCGACTGCGCGGGCACTTCGCCGCGGTGCGCCCCTGGGTGGAGGCCGCCCGTGCCTCGCTCCCTCCGCTCCCGGACGGCAAACGGCCCCGGATCAGCACCTGCTTCCTGATCGACGACTACTTCAGCCGCCTGGCCACGCCCGCCGAGCTCTTACCGCCCCTGCTCAAGGCGGCCGAACAGGCCGGCCTGACCATCGACTACCTGGCCCGCGAGTCCGGCTGCGCCGCCACCGATCCCCGCCGGCCGGAACGCGGCGGCCTCGCCGAGTTCGTCCTGGGCCGGCTCGTCGAGACACCGCCACCCGGCAGCAGGGGTTTCCGGCCGCCCCTCAGCCGGACCGGCTGGCTCACCAACGGGCGTCGCGCCCCGGCGCAGCGTACGGCGGCCGCGCTGAGCGCCGCACCCTCCTGGCAGCCCCCCAGCGAGACCGGTGCGCGCGGTCACTCCGTCTTCGTGGACGTCGAGTTGTGGGACGAGAACGCGGACCGCCGCACCTGGTCCTGCGCCTTCCTGGCCGCCGTCTGGCAACTGGCCCGCCTCGGACTGCTCCGTGACAACGGCAAGGCCGTCCTCGCCCCCACCGGCTGGGACCCGGCCGCCTTCCCCGACGACTGGGACGCGTTGCCGCCGCTGCTCCGGCTCAACCCGTCCGCGGCGCCCTTCACCGCGTACTACACGTGCAGCGTCCTGCCCTCCCGGTTCCTGCCCGTCGAGCACGCCGTGCGTGTCATCCTCGAGCAGACCCAGGTGGACGCCGGAGCGCTCGGCCAGGTGGTAGGGCGTGCCGCCGACGAGGACTTCCCCGTGCCCGCCGGTGTCGTGGAGCGCACGTCCTACGTGTTCCCGCCGGGGCTGTGA